The following are from one region of the Corylus avellana chromosome ca1, CavTom2PMs-1.0 genome:
- the LOC132171751 gene encoding GABA transporter 1-like has protein sequence MSGDKENTVLDPPKQLDAGALFVLKSRGSWLHCGYHLTTSIVAPALLSLPFALALLGWVGGAVCLILAGLVTFYSYNLLSMVLEHHAQLGHRQLRFRDMARDILGPAWGKYVVGPLQFGICYGAVISGCLLGGQSLKFIYLLSNPNGTMKLYLFIIIFGVLMLSLAQIPSFHSLRHINLVSLTFALAYSACVTAGSIYIGHSKNAPTRDYSVNGSGEIRVFGAANAVSIIATTYACGIVPEIQATIAAPVKGKMLKGLCICYAVIAMTFFSVAISGYWAFGNQAKGTILANFMGNGMHLLPTWFLLMTNVFTLLQTSAVSVVYLQPTNEVFEKLFADPKMDQFSIRNIVPRLIFRSMSVIIGTTFAAMLPFFGDIMALLGAFGCIPLDFIFPMVFYNVTFKPSKRGLVFWGNTLIAVASSVLSMVGAVASVRQIVLDAKTYRLFANI, from the exons GGTCATGGTTGCACTGTGGGTATCATTTGACGACGTCTATCGTGGCTCCGGCGCTTCTGAGTCTTCCCTTTGCGCTGGCCTTGCTAGGGTGGGTTGGGGGAGCTGTTTGCCTTATTCTTGCAGGTTTGGTGACTTTCTATTCCTATAATCTTCTGTCTATGGTGTTGGAGCACCATGCACAGCTTGGTCACCGCCAACTTCGGTTTCGGGACATGGCTAGAGATATTTTAG GACCTGCATGGGGCAAATATGTTGTTGGGCCACTTCAATTTGGGATATGTTACGGCGCTGTAATTTCTGGTTGTCTTCTAGGTGGGCAGAGCCTTAAG TTCATTTATTTGCTCTCAAACCCAAATGGGACGATGAAGCTTTACTTGTTCATAATTATATTTGGAGTCCTAATGCTGTCGTTAGCCCAAATTCCATCCTTTCACTCCCTCAGGCATATCAATCTCGTCTCTCTTACCTTTGCTCTTGCTTACAGCGCTTGCGTCACAGCCGGTTCAATATACATAG GACATTCCAAGAACGCCCCTACTAGAGACTACTCCGTAAATGGCTCTGGAGAAATTCGTGTTTTTGGTGCTGCCAACGCTGTTTCAATCATTGCCACCACGTATGCCTGTGGAATTGTCCCTGAAATACAG GCAACTATAGCAGCTCCCGTGAAGGGCAAGATGTTGAAAGGTTTATGCATCTGCTACGCTGTTATAGCCATGACTTTTTTCAGCGTGGCAATATCCGGGTACTGGGCATTTGGGAATCAGGCTAAGGGCACTATTCTTGCAAATTTCATGGGCAATGGAATGCATTTGCTTCCAACTTGGTTTCTCTTGATGACCAATGTTTTCACCCTTTTGCAAACATCGGCTGTCTCTGTG GTTTACTTGCAACCAACAAACGAAGTGTTTGAGAAGTTGTTTGCAGACCCCAAAATGGATCAGTTTTCCATTCGAAATATTGTGCCAAGATTGATTTTCCGGTCGATGTCAGTGATTATAGGTACAACCTTTGCTGCAATGCTGCCATTTTTTGGAGATATCATGGCACTTTTGGGGGCATTTGGGTGCATTcctcttgattttattttcccaATGGTTTTCTACAATGTGACTTTCAAGCCCTCAAAGCGTGGCCTTGTTTTCTGGGGCAACACATTGATAGCAGTAGCTTCCTCAGTGTTATCCATGGTAGGTGCAGTAGCATCTGTTCGACAAATTGTTCTTGATGCCAAAACATATCGTTTGTTTGCCAACATAtga
- the LOC132190718 gene encoding protein PSK SIMULATOR 1 isoform X2 → MIESWFRNLWKTPRKHEAGLGKLSIGVLAFEVASLMSKLIHLWQSLSDKQISRLREEIANSVGIKKLVSDEENIIVDLICAEMFENMVYVAKSVSRLASKCSDLSLKNFESAFDDSIKTGLDPYGWGFTSRKMEKKVKKMERFISANANLYQEMEILADLEQTLRRMKGSDDVDGVNLLEYQKKVAWKRQEVKNLRQISLWNKAYDYTVRLLAGSLLTIFSRMKHVFGIQQMDADVSYSEDMNTDYIHRSHSVSALLQSSVHPSENGLAKFASGPLGGFIAKSGPIPRESKTSSFYSGPIGGPTTKSGPLSGKNKNVNFFSGPLARGTTKSGPISGSEEIRHKKWWSYSRSPMIHGKKHHSKPNRLTQVGPFKGCMMAGNSSPVANSYLSPNVVYSRNLNGVREVNEDLLAPGKTEHSKVSIFNFKRRLLDAPPETLGGAALALHYANVIIVIEKLAASPHLIGLDAREDLYNMLPTSVRAALRAKLKPYSKNLASSVSDPDLASEWSEAVARILEWLAPLAHNMIRWQSERSFEQQSLISRTNILLAQTLYFANQEKTEATIAELLVGLNYVWRFSREINAKALRECASSRIYDEYLDLEK, encoded by the exons atgatCG AGTCGTGGTTTCGCAATCTGTGGAAGACTCCACGGAAGCATGAGGCTGGTCTTGGGAAGCTGTCGATTGGAGTGTTAGCATTTGAAGTTGCAAGCTTGATGTCTAAGCTGATTCATCTATGGCAGTCTTTAAGCGATAAGCAAATTTCTAGGTTGAGAGAAGAGATCGCAAATTCAGTGGGGATAAAGAAGCTTGTCTCGGATGAGGAAAATATAATCGTAGATTTGATATGTGCAGAGATGTTTGAGAATATGGTATATGTGGCAAAATCTGTGTCCAGGCTTGCGAGTAAGTGCAGTGATCTTAGTTTGAAGAATTTTGAAAGTGCTTTTGATGATTCAATAAAAACTGGCCTTGATCCATATGGATGGGGATTTACATCGAGGAAGAtggaaaagaaagtgaaaaagatGGAAAGGTTCATTTCTGCCAATGCAAACTTGTATCAGGAGATGGAAATTCTTGCAGATCTAGAACAGACTTTGAGAAGAATGAAGGGTAGTGATGACGTAGATGGTGTAAATTTGCTTGAATATCAGAAGAAGGTTGCATGGAAGCGGCAGGAGGTGAAGAATCTGCGACAGATCTCTCTGTGGAACAAGGCCTATGATTACACTGTTCGTCTTTTGGCTGGATCTTTGTTAACTATATTCAGTAGGATGAAACATGTCTTTGGAATTCAACAGATGGATGCTGATGTCAGTTATTCAGAAGACATGAATACTGATTACATCCATCGCAGCCACTCAGTTTCTGCGTTGTTGCAGTCTTCTGTTCATCCATCGGAGAATGGTCTTGCTAAATTTGCTTCAGGTCCCCTTGGAGGTTTTATTGCTAAATCAGGACCAATTCCACGAGAAAGTAAAACTAGCAGTTTCTATTCGGGTCCTATTGGCGGTCCAACCACAAAATCTGGCCCTCTTTCtggaaagaataaaaatgtcAACTTCTTTTCAGGTCCTCTTGCAAGGGGAACGACAAAATCAGGTCCAATTTCTGGTTCAGAAGAAATCCGGCACAAAAAGTGGTGGAGCTATAGCCGGTCACCCATGATTCATGGGAAAAAACATCATTCGAAACCCAACCGACTGACCCAAGTCGGACCTTTTAAAGGATGCATGATGGCTGGAAATAGTTCTCCTGTCGCCAATAGTTATTTAAGTCCGAATGTTGTGTATTCAAGAAATCTCAATGGAGTCAGAGAGGTTAATGAGGACCTTCTTGCTCCAGGAAAAACTGAGCATTCTAAGGTATCAATCTTCAATTTCAAGCGCAGGTTATTGGATGCTCCACCCGAAACCCTTGGCGGTGCTGCTTTAGCACTGCACTATGCAAATGTTATCATTGTAATTGAGAAACTAGCGGCATCGCCTCACTTGATTGGTCTTGATGCAAGAGAGGACTTGTACAATATGTTGCCCACAAGCGTGAGAGCTGCGCTTAGGGCAAAGCTGAAACCATACAGCAAGAACTTGGCTTCATCAGTTTCTGATCCAGATCTTGCGAGTGAATGGAGCGAGGCAGTGGCAAGGATATTAGAATGGCTGGCTCCACTTGCTCATAATATGATAAGATGGCAGTCTGAGAGGAGTTTTGAGCAGCAGAGCTTGATTTCCAGGACAAACATTCTTCTAGCACAAACCCTTTACTTTGCAAATCAAGAGAAGACAGAAGCAACAATCGCCGAGCTTCTTGTTGGTCTGAATTACGTCTGGAGATTTAGTAGAGAAATCAATGCAAAAGCTCTAAGGGAGTGTGCTAGCAGTAGAATATATGATGAATATTTGGATCTGGAAAAGTAA
- the LOC132190718 gene encoding protein PSK SIMULATOR 1 isoform X1 — protein sequence MVAESWFRNLWKTPRKHEAGLGKLSIGVLAFEVASLMSKLIHLWQSLSDKQISRLREEIANSVGIKKLVSDEENIIVDLICAEMFENMVYVAKSVSRLASKCSDLSLKNFESAFDDSIKTGLDPYGWGFTSRKMEKKVKKMERFISANANLYQEMEILADLEQTLRRMKGSDDVDGVNLLEYQKKVAWKRQEVKNLRQISLWNKAYDYTVRLLAGSLLTIFSRMKHVFGIQQMDADVSYSEDMNTDYIHRSHSVSALLQSSVHPSENGLAKFASGPLGGFIAKSGPIPRESKTSSFYSGPIGGPTTKSGPLSGKNKNVNFFSGPLARGTTKSGPISGSEEIRHKKWWSYSRSPMIHGKKHHSKPNRLTQVGPFKGCMMAGNSSPVANSYLSPNVVYSRNLNGVREVNEDLLAPGKTEHSKVSIFNFKRRLLDAPPETLGGAALALHYANVIIVIEKLAASPHLIGLDAREDLYNMLPTSVRAALRAKLKPYSKNLASSVSDPDLASEWSEAVARILEWLAPLAHNMIRWQSERSFEQQSLISRTNILLAQTLYFANQEKTEATIAELLVGLNYVWRFSREINAKALRECASSRIYDEYLDLEK from the coding sequence ATGGTTGCAGAGTCGTGGTTTCGCAATCTGTGGAAGACTCCACGGAAGCATGAGGCTGGTCTTGGGAAGCTGTCGATTGGAGTGTTAGCATTTGAAGTTGCAAGCTTGATGTCTAAGCTGATTCATCTATGGCAGTCTTTAAGCGATAAGCAAATTTCTAGGTTGAGAGAAGAGATCGCAAATTCAGTGGGGATAAAGAAGCTTGTCTCGGATGAGGAAAATATAATCGTAGATTTGATATGTGCAGAGATGTTTGAGAATATGGTATATGTGGCAAAATCTGTGTCCAGGCTTGCGAGTAAGTGCAGTGATCTTAGTTTGAAGAATTTTGAAAGTGCTTTTGATGATTCAATAAAAACTGGCCTTGATCCATATGGATGGGGATTTACATCGAGGAAGAtggaaaagaaagtgaaaaagatGGAAAGGTTCATTTCTGCCAATGCAAACTTGTATCAGGAGATGGAAATTCTTGCAGATCTAGAACAGACTTTGAGAAGAATGAAGGGTAGTGATGACGTAGATGGTGTAAATTTGCTTGAATATCAGAAGAAGGTTGCATGGAAGCGGCAGGAGGTGAAGAATCTGCGACAGATCTCTCTGTGGAACAAGGCCTATGATTACACTGTTCGTCTTTTGGCTGGATCTTTGTTAACTATATTCAGTAGGATGAAACATGTCTTTGGAATTCAACAGATGGATGCTGATGTCAGTTATTCAGAAGACATGAATACTGATTACATCCATCGCAGCCACTCAGTTTCTGCGTTGTTGCAGTCTTCTGTTCATCCATCGGAGAATGGTCTTGCTAAATTTGCTTCAGGTCCCCTTGGAGGTTTTATTGCTAAATCAGGACCAATTCCACGAGAAAGTAAAACTAGCAGTTTCTATTCGGGTCCTATTGGCGGTCCAACCACAAAATCTGGCCCTCTTTCtggaaagaataaaaatgtcAACTTCTTTTCAGGTCCTCTTGCAAGGGGAACGACAAAATCAGGTCCAATTTCTGGTTCAGAAGAAATCCGGCACAAAAAGTGGTGGAGCTATAGCCGGTCACCCATGATTCATGGGAAAAAACATCATTCGAAACCCAACCGACTGACCCAAGTCGGACCTTTTAAAGGATGCATGATGGCTGGAAATAGTTCTCCTGTCGCCAATAGTTATTTAAGTCCGAATGTTGTGTATTCAAGAAATCTCAATGGAGTCAGAGAGGTTAATGAGGACCTTCTTGCTCCAGGAAAAACTGAGCATTCTAAGGTATCAATCTTCAATTTCAAGCGCAGGTTATTGGATGCTCCACCCGAAACCCTTGGCGGTGCTGCTTTAGCACTGCACTATGCAAATGTTATCATTGTAATTGAGAAACTAGCGGCATCGCCTCACTTGATTGGTCTTGATGCAAGAGAGGACTTGTACAATATGTTGCCCACAAGCGTGAGAGCTGCGCTTAGGGCAAAGCTGAAACCATACAGCAAGAACTTGGCTTCATCAGTTTCTGATCCAGATCTTGCGAGTGAATGGAGCGAGGCAGTGGCAAGGATATTAGAATGGCTGGCTCCACTTGCTCATAATATGATAAGATGGCAGTCTGAGAGGAGTTTTGAGCAGCAGAGCTTGATTTCCAGGACAAACATTCTTCTAGCACAAACCCTTTACTTTGCAAATCAAGAGAAGACAGAAGCAACAATCGCCGAGCTTCTTGTTGGTCTGAATTACGTCTGGAGATTTAGTAGAGAAATCAATGCAAAAGCTCTAAGGGAGTGTGCTAGCAGTAGAATATATGATGAATATTTGGATCTGGAAAAGTAA